A section of the Deinococcus seoulensis genome encodes:
- a CDS encoding PhzF family phenazine biosynthesis protein, with the protein MNAEPAPVTDSETAPVPDLRRVFAAPDGNGGKQVAVFLEGGDEQARAAASGAPLSVFVQAADPTGLRLRVFTPTREKGSSDSAAIAALSAVQGRAGLLDVVEVTQGDPEAGGEVQMAQLCGGEWLLRQGVVTVQAVTADLSTLGLSPTGPVWVAGTGRPNLVAEVADPGTLDAFVPDDAAVGDVNRATGTTGLILFCMGGPARADVSFRAFGPLKGFTEDAASSNMLACLTGVLGHLGRLPADSTLIRAAQRRPGQPARLSAQYAPAEGGTEVWVGGRVTPV; encoded by the coding sequence ATGAACGCTGAACCCGCTCCCGTCACCGACTCCGAGACTGCGCCCGTGCCGGACCTGCGCCGGGTGTTCGCCGCGCCGGACGGCAACGGCGGAAAACAGGTGGCCGTCTTTCTGGAGGGGGGCGACGAGCAGGCGCGGGCGGCCGCCTCGGGTGCGCCCCTGAGTGTGTTCGTGCAGGCGGCCGACCCGACGGGCCTGAGGCTGCGGGTGTTCACGCCGACCCGTGAGAAGGGCAGCAGCGACAGCGCCGCCATTGCCGCGCTGAGCGCCGTGCAGGGCCGCGCGGGCCTGCTGGACGTGGTGGAGGTCACGCAGGGCGACCCGGAGGCAGGCGGCGAGGTGCAGATGGCGCAGCTGTGCGGCGGCGAGTGGCTGCTGCGTCAGGGCGTGGTGACGGTGCAGGCGGTCACGGCGGACCTGTCGACACTGGGGCTCTCCCCTACCGGGCCGGTCTGGGTGGCCGGGACGGGCCGCCCGAATCTGGTGGCGGAGGTCGCGGACCCGGGCACCCTGGACGCCTTCGTGCCGGACGACGCGGCCGTGGGCGACGTGAACCGTGCGACGGGTACGACCGGCCTGATCCTGTTCTGCATGGGTGGCCCGGCCCGCGCGGACGTGAGTTTCCGGGCGTTCGGGCCGCTGAAGGGCTTTACCGAGGACGCCGCGAGCAGCAACATGCTGGCCTGCCTGACCGGCGTGCTGGGCCACCTGGGGCGCCTGCCGGCAGACAGTACCCTGATCCGCGCGGCGCAGCGCCGTCCCGGTCAGCCTGCCCGCCTGAGCGCCCAGTACGCCCCGGCCGAGGGCGGCACCGAGGTCTGGGTGGGGGGCCGGGTCACGCCGGTCTGA
- the lysS gene encoding homocitrate synthase gives MTQDPTATAEHPAPLIPARSWAIIDSTLREGEQFARGNFKTDDKIEIARALDAFGAEFIEVTTPMVSAQTHADIRRLTGLGLNAKFLTHVRCHMDDVQRAVDTGVDGLDLLFGTSSFLREFSHGKNIGQIIDSAQQVISWIKTNHPDLQIRFSAEDTFRSEEADLMAVYKAVSDLGVHRVGLADTVGVATPRQVYTLVREVRKVIHAECGIEFHGHNDTGCAVSNAYEAVEAGATHIDTTILGIGERNGITPLGGFLARMFTFDPQGLIDKYNLDLLPELDRMIARMVDLPIPWNNYLTGEFAYNHKAGMHLKAIYLNPGAYEAIPPGVFGVGRRIQAASKVTGKHAIAYKAREMGLHYGEDALRRVTDHIKALAEHDELDDEHLETLLREWVSA, from the coding sequence ATGACCCAGGACCCCACCGCGACCGCCGAACACCCCGCCCCCCTGATCCCCGCGCGCTCGTGGGCGATCATCGACTCCACCCTGCGGGAGGGCGAGCAGTTCGCACGCGGGAACTTCAAGACCGACGACAAGATCGAGATCGCCCGCGCCCTGGACGCCTTCGGCGCGGAATTCATCGAGGTCACCACCCCCATGGTCAGCGCCCAGACGCACGCCGACATCCGCCGCCTGACGGGCCTGGGCCTGAACGCCAAGTTCCTGACCCACGTCCGCTGTCACATGGACGACGTGCAGCGCGCCGTGGACACCGGCGTGGACGGCCTGGACCTGCTGTTCGGCACCAGTTCCTTCCTGCGCGAATTCAGCCACGGCAAGAACATCGGGCAGATCATCGACAGCGCCCAGCAGGTCATCAGCTGGATCAAGACCAACCACCCGGACCTCCAGATCCGCTTCAGTGCCGAGGACACCTTCCGCAGCGAGGAAGCCGACCTGATGGCCGTGTACAAGGCGGTCTCGGACCTGGGCGTGCACCGTGTCGGACTGGCCGACACTGTCGGCGTCGCCACGCCCCGGCAGGTGTACACGCTGGTGCGCGAGGTCCGTAAAGTCATCCACGCCGAGTGCGGCATCGAGTTCCACGGGCACAACGACACGGGCTGCGCCGTCAGTAACGCCTACGAGGCCGTCGAGGCCGGAGCCACGCACATCGACACGACCATCCTGGGCATCGGGGAGCGCAACGGCATCACGCCGCTGGGCGGGTTCCTGGCCCGCATGTTCACCTTCGACCCGCAGGGCCTGATCGACAAGTACAACCTCGACCTGCTGCCGGAACTCGACCGCATGATCGCCCGCATGGTGGACCTCCCGATCCCCTGGAACAACTACCTGACCGGCGAATTCGCGTACAACCACAAGGCCGGGATGCACCTGAAAGCCATCTACCTGAACCCCGGCGCGTACGAGGCCATCCCGCCCGGCGTGTTCGGCGTGGGCCGCCGCATCCAGGCGGCCAGCAAGGTCACGGGCAAGCACGCCATCGCCTACAAGGCCCGCGAGATGGGCCTGCACTACGGCGAGGACGCCCTGCGGCGCGTCACGGACCACATCAAGGCGCTGGCCGAACACGACGAACTGGACGACGAGCACCTCGAAACCCTGCTGCGCGAGTGGGTCAGCGCGTAA